AAAATTCCAACAATATATAGCAAATAGCACCAACATGCCATGATTATAAAACAACGATATTATAACTAAAATATCATACCAAATATAGCCGAACATAGCATTGGAAAATAAGAAAAAGAAGCAAATTGTCTAACCACCAACATACTAATATAAACATAGTACTTTCCAATCGTACAAATTGTTTGATTGTGCTGGAGAGCTTGGATATGTGACATTTTTAGtaaaaaaatggaaaaagttTTTGTCTAACAAGAAAATAAACGTTACAAACGATAACTAAGAGTTAAATGAAGTATTATTTTTTGATATTGCGTATATGCCCAAATTTTGAATCATTTTTAACATTCCAAAGTAAAGAAACAGTTTTTATTTTATGGTGTTGCACTAGTCAGGACGACATTAAAAAAGAACATATGTTATGGTTATAAACTTAAAGACATAGTCTATTAAATGTCATAATTTGTcacatatatgtatattgatCTATAAATTTACTTAATTTATTATGAGTATTGTCCTTACTCTTATAATGATTATATGTATCCGTTagcatttattattatttttggaacGACAAATCTAATATAAAACTATttacttaaaaaatatatattaaatagaaAATAGTCTAATAAAACAGTGTGTAATAGGGAGTAACATAATTTGGGCTTCTATGAAAGATGAGCCATAGAGGCATGAGAACCAAATCTCATATAATTGATATTTACTTTGAAACAGTTTTTATAATGATAGATTTACAATTGAAACCTTCAAATTTGAGATATTTATATAAACTTTAAAGTTATAGAAAGTTCCTCCCTTCGTTGTCTAAGCAATCCACTCTCGTTCAAAGTCAAATATCTTGTGCATAAAAAGTAAAAGGCCACTTTCACATATTGCATATACAAATCGAAGGAAACCCCACAGAAATTTCCTACAGGCACCCACCATACCCCATATATATACTAATCTCATAGATCTTACCTGCTCAAAAACCAACACAACCAGCGAATCAGGGGTCGACCTAGAACACACTTTCACTTCGCTACAAACTTACACTAATGGcgaagaatctgccattgctgTGCGTATTGCTGCTTTCCGTTTTAAGCCTTAATTCAATCGTTGAAGCCAGGATTCGACATTATAGATGGGAGATTAAGTACGAGTTCAAATCACAGGATTGCTTCAGAAAGTTAGTCATCACCATTAACGGAAGAACACCTGGTCCATCGATACGCGCGCAGCAAGGCGACATCATTATTGTTGACCTTAAGAACAGTTTGTTGACTGAAAATGTCGCCATTCATTGGCACGGTATCAGACAGGTACATAAACACATGCACACCGGTTGATTTGAATCGATTTGattagtatttgaagatgtacgtAACTGATTTGTTTATGATTTACCAATTCACAGATTGGAACTCCATGGGCTGATGGAACGGAAGGCGTTACTCAATGCCCTATTTTACCAGGAGACACCTTTAGATATATGTTTGTTGTTGACAGGGTAAGTAAAGTAATCCCTAATCACTAATCCCTAATCCCTAATCCATAACATTAAACATAGAGCTTTTTCAACAGTTTGTTATATACTTATATCAAATTGAAATCGATTGAATATGCAGGCAGGAACTTACATGTACCATGCGCATTACGGGATGCAACGAGAGGCAGGATTATACGGATCGCTCCGGGTGGCGCTGCCGGACGGAGAAGTCGAGCCCTTCTCTTACGACCATGACAGAAGCATCATCCTCAACGACTGGTATCACAAAAGTACATACGAACAAGCCGCCGGCCTTTCGTCTATTCCCTTCGTCTGGGTCGGCGATCCTCAGGTATTCAACGGCTATAATTCACACACAAGAATCCAATCACATTTTCACttttcttcgattcatgaaaaactTCAGAATCAGTTCCATTTTACGTTTTTCATTAAATCAAAATCTTAATAGTTAGATCTGGCTAAATTGCTTCTAATACAGTGTGAAACGTAGTTTAATTTTCTTATATTCTATCATATTTTGTTTCCAGTCACTATTGATTCAAGGAAGAGGAAGATTCAATTGCAGTACACCGGGAATTGAGGCCGCAAAATGTAACGCCACGAATCCTGAATGCTCGCCGTATGTTCTCACCGTCGTTCCCGGAAAAACTTACCGGCTAAGGATCGGAAGCCTAACTGCTCTAGCCGCTCTCAGTTTCGAAATAGAGGTAAAAATTATAACCAAAATTCTATTTTCATtagatttaaaaaaacaaaaacataaaaaaaactacaaaattgcttattttatttatttatttttgtttctttgAAAAACCAGGGTCATAATATGACAGTTGTTGAAGCTGATGGGCACTATGTGGAACCATTCATCgtaaaaaatctttttatttattCGGGTGAAACTTATTCGGTTTTAATTACTGCAAACCAAGATCCATCAAGAAATTACTGGGCAATGTCAAAAATGGTTAGCCGTAACAACTCGGTCCCAACCGGCTTAGCCATCTTCAACTACTACCCAAACCACCCAAAGCGGTCCCCACCCACGGTCCCACCAAGTGGGCCCTTTTGGGGCGCGATTGAACCCAGGGTCAATCAGAGTCTGGCAATCAAATCTCATCCTAAGTATATTCACCCGGTCCCACAGACGTCAGACCGGGTGATTATTCTTTTAAACACACAAAACCGAATCAACGGAAGTGTCAAATGGTCGATTAACAATGTCTCTTTTAGCCTTCCTCATACACCATATCTTATATCACTTAAACATGATTTATTACACACATTCGAACAGACCCCTCCACCAGATGTAATCAACGGGTATCAAAGTTATGATATAAATAATGTGGCTCCGAATGTGAACGCGACTAGTAGCAACTCTTTGTATAGATTAAAATTCAACACGACTGTTGACATTATTTTGCAAAATGCAAACACACTGAATGTCAATAACAGTGAAACGCACCCATGGCATTTGCATGGGCATGACTTTTGGGTTGTTGGATATGGAAGTGGGAAGTTTAATGTTTCGGAGGATCCGAAGAGGTATAATTTAGTGGACCCCATTATGAAGAATACAGTACCGGTCCACCCGTATGGGTGGACTGCTTTGAGATTTGTAGCGGATAATCCGGGGGTGTGGGCGTTTCATTGCCATATTGAGTCCCATTTTTTTATGGGTATGGGGGCGGTGTTTGAAGAAGGGATCGAGAAAGTGACGAAATTGCCCTCGTCTATTATGGGTTGTGGTGATACTAAAAGATTTATTAGGccttagtttttattattattattattattttatttgttttagtgtttttatgaatattcatACTTGATTTGAACGTAAATGTAAATTTTTTGCTGCTTCTTTTGTATAAAGAATGAATGATACCACATTTAATCATACAGATTTTCTATACAAGTATTTAAAGCTATGGCATTTGAGTCTTATAAGAATAACAAGTACTAAATTCGAGGAAAAAACATCTATTATGATCAAAACAGCCAAAAATTAAGATAAGAAATGTATTTAAAACAATATTAACTAGCTACACTTTATGGGCTGTACATTAAGAATAAGCCATGCCTATAGTTTTTGCATGCTGTGTTGGGGGAGGTTGCACAAATTTGGGTTTAATTTATCAATGATAGTTTtggaattttggattataggttgTAAATCTAGTGGGCCTCTAGATACATTAAACTGATGGACGTGGGAATTGATGTGGTGATGGTGATTTAGCTAGTGAGCCTTTAAACATATTGGCTAAATATTAAGCTCATCCGTTAGGCCATGTGGTATACTTTCAACGAGAGCATTAGTGGTCCATGTGGTAACCGGCCCTTCTAGTTTTAGTGCCCGTGTTCCGTCTCTGTGCATCGTGTTGTCGACGACAATTCTAAACGCAAAACTTGATTGGTGGATTGCTTTCTCAACCGTTGAACGGCTATTTGgcctttttttttcaaactcaatTCAATACATATAAATAAAATCTTCTATTTTCACCAAATCTTACACTTTCATTCTCTAAATCCTTCATGCTTTGAAACCTTCATTCTCTAAAACCACAAAACACATGCATATGAATTCCACAAAACACATGGAAGTCTAAAAAACTTATGACTCGGATGATGAGTAGAATTCGTCGATATACATTCTTCAACGTTGTGCAACACATTCATGACGAAGAAAGTTCGAATGTTGCTCGTACAAGGGCAGTCGTCAATCGTGATCGCCAAGTCACACATAACTTATTGGTACGTGATTACTTTGATGATAATTGTCTTTATAATGACGAATCGTTCGAACGTCATTTCCGTCTGAATaagattatatttttatgtattagtaatgctttagaatctcgttatgattttttcaaacaaaaacccgACGCTAGAGGAAGAATGTGTGGCTGCTCTTAGGTATTTGGGATACCATATAACATTTGATGCATCTGACGAATACTTGAAAATATCCGAGAGGACCGCATGCTAGTGCTAAgttctcttcttcctcttctgacCAATTCATCATTTTGGGAGCCATTGTTCTTAAAAGATCAAGCAACACAAGTGTATGATTGTGAATAAAAGGAGAGAAGAATTGTGTAAAATATAAGGAATTCTGTTGTGAATAAAAGGAGAGAAGAATTGTGTAAAATATTTATAAGAAAGTTTgtaggtaatttttttttttttaaaaaaagaccTTGAGTAAACGCCCAAAACTAGCCGTTAGACATGGACGAATTTTGATTGGGTGTTTTAATCCATGGTATCGACCACGATGGGCCACGAGCACGACGAACCACGAAGGTCCGGGCTAGTGTGCACGAGCCACGGTCGTGGCCACCTAAACCACGAAACCCTTCGTGGTATACATACGAGAAGGCCTAATATTAAATGGTTAATAGATAGAGTCTATAGATAAATTAGATACCTTTATGAAATCTCAGATGGACTAATTGAATACTAATGGAGATGGGGTAAATTTGGTTTATGATGGTCGGTTTAGTAAATGGGCCTCGGGATACATTAACTAAACTAAATACTAAATGGTCAGAAAGATGAGCCTATGGTCTCTTTCACTAGGCATTTTATTAATATTGGGACTTTAATCATGGGGAAGGTTCTACTTGGTAGGATAACTAGTCCCCATCAAAACTCAAAGGTATTAGCTTGAAAGATATAATCTAAGCAAAAAAGGGATGGATATGGATTCCATTTTATATCTTTCTGCGACTTTAATGTTGAGTCGGCTACTCATCTTATTGTATCATGGATTCATGTCAAGTGGCAGATTTTATTAAGAGATTTATTGGTCTTTGGTAGGACAGTGATTTACATGCTGTCTCATACAATTAGTGGGTGTGTTATACTCTTTATTTGGGCGAATCAATCCGGTGTTTCAATGACGCAAAGACAAAGCTTGGAGATGGTTGCGCACAATATTTTGGGTATAGTTGACAATGGATCGATTTGGATTTGGTTCGGGTTCAATCCATTTGGGTTGAAGATTTCAACCCAACTCCACGTGTTTATTTAAATTAGTTGATATTTCGAACTCAACCTAACATTTTAAATGAATAGGTTGGCAATGGGTTGATCTTATTATGTATTTTCTAACCTAACCTAGTAAATAAACGAGTTAAACCCCGATTaactaatttaaaataaaaaggtAAATTAACTAACTATAAGATTACATCacttaaattaattccaaatttaaataaattctCAAAATATATTGTTGAGGTCGAATTGTGTTGTGAGGAGTCGAAGTGTCATGTGTCCATCTTAGTGTCGAAGTCTGTATTTCAGCTTTCGTTGTATGTATTTCATAGGGGCACTTTTGTATGTCGAAGCTTATTAGATTTAGcccttatgtattttttttgttaacttttgtaATTCCTATAAATAGAGATATGTATTACAGATAGAGTAACTTTTGGGCATTTCGTGTTCTTACTCTATTCACTCTTGTAACCTTCAGAAGTTTAATTGAGCCATCCATATTATATTCACTCTTGTGTTCTAGATTCAATTCAAACTCTGATTTCATTTCATTTCCTCAATCAATACGAACTaaatttggtatcagagtaggattcATACATTTGACTTCTGATTTTCTCAAGGTTTAAAAAGTTTTTGAATCTCGTTTTAGATTCAAAATATTCTGCACTTTTGAATCTGAAAATCTTTTCTGATCATCTGTATCGATTCAATTCTGCTTTTAGTTTGATAAATCGAGTGTTCGGTGATtgatttctggaaaatataggtgttgtttgtttttttgaagcaaaaatctataaagtctgcggaccacctatgaagaggtggaccaaacgatTGCAAACTGTAATAAAAaacgtgtttgtttttttaacatctgcatgctgctgcagatattaaaaaaataaaataaactgattttataatccaaaaatagttttttaataccgaAATAATATATGACATTTCGGCaagaatttatgatatttcagcaaaaaataatgatattttaacaaaaaataaagatattttagcataaaataatgatatttcattaacaaattattattattcaatataaaaaaaagaaaaataattcaaaaaaaataaacaaaaaaaatgtgaaataagatttcagcaatatataatcaatattttagcaagaaataaagaagaagaagaggttggaagaggTAGGAAGAGGCAAAACAAGAGCTATGCCAAGAAAAACACGTGCATATGTTTTTTAATCCGAagacttctgaaaaacaaacaactACAAGATGAAAAGTGTTGTGCGTGTGTTGTGCCGCACAACAATAATAGGTCTGAAAAggtttttccaaaaaacaaacaacaccttactcCTTAAATTCTTCTTTCTGAAGCTTTTCATTAATTATGTTCGTACGTTAATGGCAAACTTCAACAAGAACACAATGACTGGATTTTCTTATCTCCtcggttcttcaaccaaaattcctatGTTGATTCCTGAGTACTATGATCAATGGACTGATAGGATGGAAGATTATCTGACTGGGATCGATAAAGATCTATGGCGATGTATCAAGAGTGGAAACATTCTCCCTTCAATGCTTGCTGAATTCGAAAATGTTGGTTCATCTGCTGATGTTGCTACTCAAACTGACAAATACAAATCTAATGACAAATGTTGTATGTGTGAACTACATGGAGCTCTTCCACCGGTGGTGTAGAACTATGTTCGTGGATGTaaaatgtgacaaccgtcaatttccggtcaagtcaaagtcaaataaggtcaacaagtcaaactggtcGACTCAATTTGCCCATGGGTACTAGAGTTTACATTATGTAACTTCTAAGCAACTAGTTATTCttatgagagatcataaatcgaaaagttcgtatatctagagttccttaacctaaaactgtggtgaGTGACGAgctaaaccgataaaacaatgctgcatactcattgggagtgtgtaagatccttaaacaaggcttaacggggtttatggACCTTGCAtcgcgaagccggacactcacaaatgCCACACACGAAACccctctcaatcgttttcactctatctctctttatcgagaatctctcccaaatctctccatgtatgttaaatctctcccaaatctatctaagtatgtgaaatctctcctaaatctctctaagtatgtgaaatctctcccaaatctctctaagtatgtgaaatctctcccaaatctctctaagtatgtgaaatctctcccaaatctctctccatatgtgaaatctcttccaaatctctctttgtatgagaaatctctccaagaatgtgcaatctctcccaaatctctctccatatgtgaaatctctcccaaatctctctttgtatgagaaatctccccaagaatgtggaatctctccatatgtgaaatctctcccaaatctctctttgtatgagaaatctctccaagaatgtggaatctctcccaaaaatctctctcaaactttttatgtGCTTCTGGGACATTCTGTCACTCgacttggtgaaaaaccactcGAAAAGGGAAGATTCATTGGAAATAAGCCTCTTAGGGCCAAAGCCTCTCTATAGGGGCCATACCCTTCTAGAACTGAGGTCAAAGGGGGAGGACCGGAGTCCCCATGAGTAGCCATCCGAAGCCGCAACAAGACGACCGCAGTCAACGAGCCGCAGCAAGCCGACCGCAGCCAGTGAGCCGCAACGCCGAATCCGGAAccaagcccccccccccccccccccccccccccccggcagCGAGCTTCTCTTCGAACCGCAGTCCCTTCCCTTCGGATTCACTTCAGCGACCAAGCCCTCCCTCCGATTCTAAAGCTGCTGAGACCGAGACCCCCTCCAGACTTCGGATTTCAccctttttcacccggttttcgatcatttctccgttttaagcccgtttttaattattttaacacgggattttctccagaaatcatattttaacatataagaccctaaatattcataatttaatcatttttttatgaaaatatttatttaagaataaaatctagtgggtgaatatttaaggtggagtgttgacttatctttgctttatgacacaagcaaccaccacacccactccatgactaacccacacacctccccaccgtccctagtcacttcatagtccTCTCCCACTCAATTTTCAGCCTCTCCCACGTTTTAGATCTggaacaacacacacacacacacacacacactctctctctctctctcctcattctcacttACTTCTCTCATTTCTACCAAAGATCAAacccacttttctctcaaattctctccctcaaattcgagattcaagggctgatcatcaagttttctctcatttgtggtaagATTTATCACCTTTCTCATGATTAATACATTTCCttgtactcaaatcattgattcttaCACAAATTTCCATCATAAATTGTGCTAGATTcttgaatcttcaagcaatcttcaagtgttcttgagttgaacacttctcatctccaacactcatcttctgaaaccactcaaggtgagttcatacccctacattttcatgttttctcaagtttttagggggggggggggggggggggggggggggaatacaagttaaaacaccaagaacataactaaaattttctaacagctttcatcagaaaagttgggctcaattcacggactgttttggacaacttaaacatttttgttttcaaaactgttttaggtgtaagtagttccagttcttagctttaaaatgactacttgcacatctccatacgatttttctacaatttatggtgatttttacaaaactgcctatcatttcaaacaccaatccggaccagtctgtgattatggaccttttcacccaagttggaggtcattaaaaatcatgataaaaattatgagtaaactagacacattttgggaactctcagaatttacggatttagttttcgacttcgtatgatttttctatgacttttctaaaacagcgcagaaAGGTTAAATTCAGTTAACAacatataactttcataacactttgtattatgttgagcaaagtgtataacaataagttctaaatattgaatgtgtttcattgttagtttatcatcataaactgaaacttagtcattcatgataagattattcattcatttagaacacgtatattaagctataatgagcatagtttatggattcaaaacactaatgcattttcataaaagagttattatacattacaaacgttttggataaactataataggtatagtttatgtatcatttacttctcaaacttatttaccaaaggttttcagtttagttcacgtaaatctgttaatgaataaattagtgagtcattcgcttcgggttacttccaaagtaaccaattcaaaaagtcctgtaaattgtaaccagagtctcttgtagggagaacgtgatagttgtgtatagatctatattgggtttgacaaacccacacctgagctgcttgcaacagctagaccggcaggtctgtggtgacaagtgtcatttcagtttcgcgacgcctgaagaatgtcgcaATTACAAGGCCgtctaagtcaagtatggttatgatagctcacatgtggtattaccaaatcataagatttacggggtCTAACGTTAAATTagtgagttatgtcgatttagctcactgaaattactttaagtttggaaaaatacttg
The genomic region above belongs to Lactuca sativa cultivar Salinas chromosome 4, Lsat_Salinas_v11, whole genome shotgun sequence and contains:
- the LOC111877926 gene encoding L-ascorbate oxidase; amino-acid sequence: MAKNLPLLCVLLLSVLSLNSIVEARIRHYRWEIKYEFKSQDCFRKLVITINGRTPGPSIRAQQGDIIIVDLKNSLLTENVAIHWHGIRQIGTPWADGTEGVTQCPILPGDTFRYMFVVDRAGTYMYHAHYGMQREAGLYGSLRVALPDGEVEPFSYDHDRSIILNDWYHKSTYEQAAGLSSIPFVWVGDPQSLLIQGRGRFNCSTPGIEAAKCNATNPECSPYVLTVVPGKTYRLRIGSLTALAALSFEIEGHNMTVVEADGHYVEPFIVKNLFIYSGETYSVLITANQDPSRNYWAMSKMVSRNNSVPTGLAIFNYYPNHPKRSPPTVPPSGPFWGAIEPRVNQSLAIKSHPKYIHPVPQTSDRVIILLNTQNRINGSVKWSINNVSFSLPHTPYLISLKHDLLHTFEQTPPPDVINGYQSYDINNVAPNVNATSSNSLYRLKFNTTVDIILQNANTLNVNNSETHPWHLHGHDFWVVGYGSGKFNVSEDPKRYNLVDPIMKNTVPVHPYGWTALRFVADNPGVWAFHCHIESHFFMGMGAVFEEGIEKVTKLPSSIMGCGDTKRFIRP